Sequence from the Phragmites australis chromosome 6, lpPhrAust1.1, whole genome shotgun sequence genome:
ATGGGATCACTTGCTGATTTGACAAGTTTGATCAGAATTAATAAATAGCCAGATTACATATCCCACAGTTGTCCTTAACAATGATCAAATTTGTTTAGCTGAAAAACCTGTACAGTGCACCCAGCAGTAACTGGTTCAGATGACAAGATATATCGCTACAATATTGATACTCTACTGATTAAACATGCAATATGTAAACTAGAATTTAGCAAGAAATGGATGATAACTTTGCCTATCCCCCTCCCCCTACATTGTAAGAAGATAGGGCTTGTAAACAGAGTTCTAATATGATGGAGAGCTTGATACCGATGTTAGATTTAAATTTATGCATTTAGAACACACTAATATTTCAGCAGCTGGAAAGGTTGTAATATGGTTGGTTTTATCTCTTGGCTTTAGTTATCTTATATAGTTCTTTTTCAAGTCACAATAGTAATGTGTTACAGGCTTAACTGAATATGTTGACGCAAAAGATTAAAGATCTACAATATAGCAGCAGACATTCAAACAAAGATTTTATTTCCAATACAATGCATTGTTAACCTAATTATTTAAAACAAAGAAAATTCTAGTATGTTACAATATACCTTTGCTACATACAACAAATTTGACTGGAAGATCAGTTGAATACGATGAAATGTCCTCAAGAGGTTTCAAGACTGGTTTCTGATCTGGGACTCTGCTTCGATTTGCACCCAATTCATATCTTCTTCCTTTGGGCTCCTCCAATCTTCCAGGTACAGTGAAGATTGCTTCTATCAACTCTCCTGGAGAAACCTGTGGTTTTGAGCTACGCTTCTCCACTTGCGAAGAACTGGTATTACCATCCCTACAAAGAGATGTATTACAGGAAGCAAAAATAAATGCCACCTTCATGATGGAAAGTGAGGGGGGGAAAACAATAAAGAAGAGGATAAGTAGAACCTAAAGGTAGACTGCGAGTCTAGGCAGTGTCCCTTGGGAAAAGAGCATTCTACTGCCACATCCTGCACCATCAATATATTATGGGCTGCAATCATTCGAATACTTCTAccaaatgaaaaagaaaatgaaaaatgcATCCAGAGGGAACTTTCATATAAACTAGAAGAGCAGGAGTTGCATTGGTGCATCGACCAATAGTTGGCTACGCACCGAGATATCCTCCAAAACTAAGATCTTAACTGACAAAACGAATCAAATACAATGTCAAGCTACAAAGGTTGCCCTAAAGGATATATACTAAAGATCAAATACAGTTCATAGTCACACAAAATATATCTCAGTCTTATTTTGTTGTCTATCAGTTTCAGTTTAGTAACTTTAGTGAGGTGAAAGTAGAGTTGTCGTATGTTAGAGGTATGGTGGTGAGTTCGATCTGTGTATCAGGCTGGTTTGCGCTTTGCTTGAACTCTGTAATGAAAGCTGGTAATTCCAGCATACTCTTTTGCTTTCTATAAAAAGCAGGGTCAAAAAGCCTTTGGTCTAAACACAAAATATATCAGCACCAAGTGATAATTTTGCTGTATTAAATGTCATTGAAAATATATCAGCACAAAATTTGTGGTCATTCCAATCTAGCAAAAGGAACAGTCAAAGGCTACAGTCAAAGTTCAGCTTAAGAAATACCAAAAAAAATGTATGGTGCATCAATACATTACGAGATTTCATATGAACAGCGCAGAGTAATTAACAAGTTGTACAGATACAGATGCACAGTTCAGAAGTTACAGATGAAGAGGTCAGAAGTCTTCTTACTTGCATCACACTACAATTGCTCTCTGCCTTTTTGTCTAGATCTTTTTCAGAAAATGAAATCAATTCCTCCATGCTCTGCGTACAATAGCACAGCTCTATTAGCAGGCCAAGAGGAAAATGTAATGAAACTATGTACTATAAACTCCAAGGCCTAGATGCTAAACCCATTTACTGCATTTATGATGATTAGGAGcaacataaaatatataataacaATTAACAACAATGATCTATTACTACCTTCTTAATGTCATATCCACAGCTACCTGCAAAAATAAATTACCAGCAGTCAAGACATGCCTTGAAACAATAATGAAGTGTGCACAAAAAGGGTTGGATAGCAGACATATGCTAACCTAGAACTTCACGAATCACTTCCATGCTGAGCTTAAATCCTTCACCAAGCATGCAAAACAGAAACTCCTCAACATCTCTGTTATTCAAAGTCTCTCGCTTTGGTGCAGAATTAGATTCATCAGATTTCACTTTGAAATCATCTCGCATGCACTCTGGCAGTTCAACTTTCAgaggtttttccttttttgatgCTCTATTTGCAGCTGTTGTAGCCCTGGCAGATTTTTTTCCTAACATGCTGGACACGGTACCAAATGAAGCACTAGACTTTTGCAACTTTTCAGGCATTCTTGTTTGATCTGAATCCTCCATATGCTTTTCTTCAACTGCCTTCTCAATCTGGGAAAGAGTTCTTTGTTGGCTTGAATTCTCCATATAGTTTTCTTCCACTGCCTTGTCAGTCTGGGAAGAGTTAGTCTCAACACTTCGGTCAACTTCATTGTTGTGAGGCATCGAAAGTTGAAGGTCAGTTAAGAAATCTCCAGCTTTGTTGACATCACCCTTTGCTCTGATGTATGCATCAGctatatcatcaagtgaaaaggcACAGCTGAAAGCATCAAGCAATGCATTAAGTGTCCTGGTTTCATCATCACTGGATGAAGTTAGTGAACAGGATAGATCCATGGCGAGGACCCTCCTGCGGGAACCTCTTATGAACTGTCAGCCCTGCTCAACAAAAGAATATTAAGTGTTTATGACATACTGAAGATAGATAAAGGGAAAATATAAGTGTTGCGCTAATGTTATCAGTAAGAAACTACTGAGAACTTTCAACAAACATGATTTCAGGACAACTTTTAGTCTTTGAAGAATCGACACAATCCTAGCACTAAGCAGTAAGCACAGTAACACGTGAAGGGTCACAATAATATCATGATAAGCATgcctctgaagtctgaacataTTCATCAAACATTGACATATTGATGAAAACATAATCTATGGAGGCCTATCCCGTCCAAAATGGGATACAGAGTGATCAGGATCAGTAAAGGTATGTGCATTACCTTCTGGATAAGCAACAGAACCAAATGTCACAAACTAAAACGAGCCCGCACAGAAaacaggaaaaaaagaaaataatgtaaGCGACAAAGCAAAACCTGACATCGCCTCTTGCTGTATGGGTCAAAGCACAAGTAAGCTGTAAATTCCTAGCAAATAGCTTCACCACACTCCAGGTACAATCAATGCCGCCGCACTCCCCTGATCCTTAAGACCCTAACCGTCCGAACCACCAAGAAAGAGGTTGATAGGAGAGCAATCCGTGTCTGAATAGAACAACTGAATAACCAACAAACGACATGCAAATCACAACTTCACACATCTGCTTGCAGAATTGGGGCCGAATAGACTACCCGAAATGGAAAAGGAAGCTTGTGAAATTAGCAAACACAAGAGCACATCGACCGAAACTGCGAACCAGTTCGGCACGTGCaggagccgagccgagccgaatCGAAGCAGGGAGCAGAGGCATTACGCACCATCGGCCTGCCTCGGCAGCAAAAAAAATAATCTGGAACATGCCTTCTCCAGTGCTCCGCGGTCACCCATCTAATCAGGAAACCCGCACCAAAAGCCTTCAATGGCGAACCCAACCGCCGCAGATCAACACACAACCCGAAGAGTAAAATTACGATCAGGCACAGAACCTAAAGCGAAGTCGGCGAAACGTGGAGCAACAGGAATGATCGAAACCCACGCAAACCCCTCACTCGATCAGAAACGAAGCGTCCACCCCACTGAACGAACCACCCATAGGACCCCAAGGCGAATCAAACTACCCCAGATAAACCGAGGCCCCTCACGAAGCAAGGCCGCGGCGATGTTGGAGTACATTCTAGAAGGTTCGGAGGGTGGGAGGGAGGGGGCTAATCGCTTACGGCTTCTGGAGACGGTCCTCGCCGCGAATGGCCACTCCGCCCCCGCTGCTGCTCGGCCGCTCCCCCGGTTTGCTTCGCCTGTACGCCTCGGGGTTTTAAGGGGGAACGCATGGGTCCACCTGGAAGCGAGGCGTGCCCCGTGGTCTACGAGGTGGGGTGATCTACGCCGTCCCTGCGCCGCGTCGGGAAGGCTTTGGATGCGGGTATGGGATTTGCCGCGGTCGCGGTGTATGAACGAGGTCCAGGTAGTGTTCTGACTGGTGGGGCCCTGTCGTCGTGATGTTTTTCATGGAAGTGGTGCGGTACTGTGCTTGGTAGTACACTAGTACTAGTTGCTCGACTGCTTTCGTGTTCGTACCGCGCTGAGCTGTCGTCCTTTTGGGCACCTGCTTTATTGGAACTGCATTATGCTAAAGCATTCCTGTGGGCTAGTTTCGCGGTATTTTGGTTGTCCAAAGGATCTTTTCGCTTATCCCCGTCGAATAGACACTAATTTGGTAAGTTTTGCCTTCAACTTTATCAAATACCTTCAAGTATGCAGTGTACAGGGTGCCCACATTGCTCCGAGATGACCTTGGAATAGTTTTTGTGCTTTGTGAAATCAGGTTCGACATGCATTATGATGGAATCTCgatggagttggagaagacCTTCTCAAGCACACATCAAGCCATGAATCGGGCAGCCGTCACAAGGTGGGAACTCTTTATTAATCGATATCTGAATAAAACTTCGCTACACCGTCTTCTATCACTTCTTATATGTCAAATATATCTATGCTACAGCTTGAGCTAATAGCTAATTCTAATTGAACTGTGGCTGATTACATCAAAATCATATGGAAAAAAATAGCTAATGTGCTAATGTGTTTAGTGTGATAACTTTTTGCATCAAcagttctctttttcttttttaatctaAAGTGTTTTCATTTTTTGCTACAATATCAAGATTTTAATTAGTCCAGTGTTGAATCTACACGTTTGATTTTAGATCAAGTGGTCCTAGTGTAACTGCATTTACGTTGCAAATGCAGTAGGAACAGCATTGGAGCCAAGTCGTGAAGATAACAAATGGGGTGGTGATTTTAATCCAACTACATTGAAGCAATGAGTGTAGGACATCTGGCTCTATTGCGCCGGTTACTGAAAAGTAGAACCGATAAATTTCCGCTGGAAGTTCTGAACCAACAACGTGACATTGGTATAGGAACTTACTGCTATTGATCTGATTCTGATTCATCCATTCCTTGGGAGGTGAAGAAAAAACTAGTACGCTTCAGTAAAAAGGCAGATTGGCGCTTCTACAACACGCTTTTTTTTTACACAGACCatgataaaaaaactaaaaaattaaatttattatctttaaacatctcaatatttatttatgaaattataaatatttaacacatttatttaattattagaAAAACAATGGTACTTTCGTATAtgtacataattttaatatgtagacgacaATAATACGagtctaactaaatttgttttatgttttgagtttagatattttcatatacattttagattattttagccaatttatcaatataactattatttctttcgctatttttctggaatttaaaaaaattatgtgtacgtgtatatatacatacacgtatatgtatatatatgcatattaaTATGTAGTATAGTACATATAGGGGACTCATATGAATAGGAGCTACAGTAATTTAACCTATAGAATTACTCTACTTCTTActctttaatatatataatagactAGATAACACTTTTCAGCTACCAAAGTTTGAAAGGACAGTCCTCTGTTCCATTTCAAGCATCGCAGAGTAGTACATAGTTCCCATTGCTGGATAGTCAGATAGATAATGTGAACGAGCGATGCATGATTATAGTTTACGGTGCACAAATCACAAGTTACAACCCATGTACCAAGGTCATAATAACAGTCTTAAACTTGAAAAAACACGTAGAAATAAGTAAGACTAGATTACAGACCGTGAGTCCAAGAGGAGCCACACCTTTGGTTCCCCGGCCGCTCTTCACCGGAGCCTCTCCCCCTCTCTTAACCACACGGGATTCCAGCCTCCAGGAAGCATGCGGCCCAACACCAACCAACCACGCTCTCTCTCCACTTCGGAGAGGGCTACCTCGGCCCGCCCTCTGGGCCCTAATACCAGCCCGCTCACCCAGGCACCCACTACACGTCAAACTTCACAAGCAAACTACTAAGGAAACACGATGCCACATGGGCCCAACTTGCTACATCCCGGGCCGAGAAGACGCGGGCCCGGCTGGCTCCGTCTCTACGCGAAGTTGAGGCGGGAGGTGTAGGTGCCTTTTGGGGTCCAGTTCTTGGGGATGACGTCCTGGGCCGTGAGGGTCTGCTTGGTGGTCAGGGTCGTCAGCCTCACGGAGAATGGCCCGACGAGTGGGCCCGGGGTCAGGCTCCAGGTGGCCCCCCAGATGTGCTGCATGTCCCGCCACTGCGCCGAGTTTGCCTGCGTACACGGCGAAGTTGCAATGGCAATCACTCCAGGAATCAAAATGAAAACTATCAATTCCTTTTCCCCTATTTTCATTATACCAAACTGAGAAATTCACAAGCATGCTATCTAGTAGGATTGGTATCTAGCAGGGACAGAGGGAACGTAGATTGACAGTCCTGGTAGTGGGGCTAACAGTGTGAGACCAGACGGGAAGTTCATGTTATCTTTACTCCCCACATGATGGAGGAACACTGTTAAAAGAAGTAGCATTACTGTACAAGAAGAAGCAGATCACAGGGGAAAGGAACAGATTAAAAAATGAACACGGGCATGTGTAGCTGCCAAGCCAACTCCTGGCTCTCGTcgtagaaaaaacaaaaaactgaGGCCTGTTTGGatgctaagtttttttttagttttagaaaaatattatgGTGTTACAAAATACTTTGGTTTTAGAAAACTTAGAGGTGTTTAAATGTAACAAATCTTATAGTTTTGAAAATCATAATATTGCCGAAAGGTGGTCTGTTTTGGATGTCTGGAAAGCCCACGCAAAGTTTTTTCTTCTAAACCATGGTATTATGTAGCTCAGGTTTCTGAAGCTGTAGTTTCTAGATACAGTACCAAGGTTTTTTAAAAATACGATATCCAAAGAGGCCCTGAATTGCACGCTGCCCAGATGTTTTAAACGAAACCATTTGGATAGCTAATCTTGGCTTTGCCTAACTAGGAA
This genomic interval carries:
- the LOC133921677 gene encoding putative nuclear RNA export factor SDE5, whose translation is MDLSCSLTSSSDDETRTLNALLDAFSCAFSLDDIADAYIRAKGDVNKAGDFLTDLQLSMPHNNEVDRSVETNSSQTDKAVEENYMENSSQQRTLSQIEKAVEEKHMEDSDQTRMPEKLQKSSASFGTVSSMLGKKSARATTAANRASKKEKPLKVELPECMRDDFKVKSDESNSAPKRETLNNRDVEEFLFCMLGEGFKLSMEVIREVLGSCGYDIKKSMEELISFSEKDLDKKAESNCSVMQDVAVECSFPKGHCLDSQSTFRDGNTSSSQVEKRSSKPQVSPGELIEAIFTVPGRLEEPKGRRYELGANRSRVPDQKPVLKPLEDISSYSTDLPVKFVVCSKESAVDEEDYQNYRRAAKQHWDMMKQYYEKAADAFREGNHKEVDYLIQEGKHCYRMARLADEKSAGEIIKSKKIESKNELCLDMRSQDASNISNLLRLHLKQLANIPSFDYLKVIIGVDDGSFKMGQRRRKVMKYLEKNSIEWTEDEPHSGNILIRINQVENRQG